The DNA window AGGTCCTTTATGATTACGAATTCATTCAAGGCGATCCTGTTTTTAGTGGTGGGCTTATCTTTTCTGGTGGGGTGTTCGACAGATGAGCAGGCTCAGCAAAGGGCCACGATCTACTTACGTATGGGCTATCAAAGCCTCCAGCAGGGAGATCCCACATCCGCCCTCAGGGAGCTTTTGCAGGGCGAGAAGTTCAACCCCAAAGACCCGGAAATCCAATTTGCCTTAGGCTGGGCTTACAGTGCCAAGGGCCGCTTCCTTCAGGCATTGGAGCATTTCCGCCAAACCTTGGTCCTCGACCCAAAATTCACCGAAGCTCATAATGCCATGGGGGCGACTTACATAGAGCTGGGCAAATGGGATGAAGCGATCCAGGAATTCGAGACGGTTTTAAAAGACCTTCTCTACATGACGCCTTTTTACCCACTGAACAACATGGGCTGGGCCTACTATAAAAAAGGAGATCGGCGGAAGGCCATTGAATATTACCAAAAGGCCGTGGCCATGAAACCGGACTTCGGCCTGGCTTATTATAATCTGGGCCTGGCTTATACCGATGAAAAACAGAC is part of the Deltaproteobacteria bacterium genome and encodes:
- a CDS encoding tetratricopeptide repeat protein, coding for MITNSFKAILFLVVGLSFLVGCSTDEQAQQRATIYLRMGYQSLQQGDPTSALRELLQGEKFNPKDPEIQFALGWAYSAKGRFLQALEHFRQTLVLDPKFTEAHNAMGATYIELGKWDEAIQEFETVLKDLLYMTPFYPLNNMGWAYYKKGDRRKAIEYYQKAVAMKPDFGLAYYNLGLAYTDEKQTEAAIAAMRSALAQDPAFWKAHFQLGLLYFNSGKREEAKKSFQEVVRIAPRSENARLAQQYLDFLKKSGN